The Solea senegalensis isolate Sse05_10M linkage group LG9, IFAPA_SoseM_1, whole genome shotgun sequence genome has a segment encoding these proteins:
- the setd2 gene encoding histone-lysine N-methyltransferase SETD2 isoform X4 yields the protein MREPCDLKHFVKEEGSGTSVKVEGLSKAALIKSLSPRVMLSNHFLPKGTKTKVNLEDQGRQKVSFSFSQTKKPLQSLFFVPASPDKSVTEPLAALSQSPTNKGGQSTDGKTEQKQTPMVPISVTETPQTPVSPVTKLKPDLAKMHFKKQILSISVTEEKSVLPEDQHSTELPGFQKSASKKSVLPEDQHLTELPGLQKSASKKSVLPEDQHSTELLDLQKSASKTSVLPEDQHSTELLGLQKSASKNATEFPIPEPQNIVNVCLSESALIEASETRVSLCHKKPTASSGKVGDAFSSTEQNNKVSQRKTRSESDGDSVEMSSSRKSVDSKSKNSDSRIKEVKKSSSISHVEEKEKISSKWAENHERSSSYSKSDRDSRHTSSRSARSDKDRRRSRSRSRSRSRGSRTSSSHSRSERSRGDRGSRSERSYYHDSDRRSHRSSPRRERRSSRSRTDRTRDSSDSEDDHRKTRTRTSDSSRSSVHSSSHKESKTSYSKSEKAHKSLDSPHSSEMDRRTQSSKSERTSKRLSDSDSQRKWSPDLDPSYRKSSTHHKSKTDSKSSSFSMHTHSQTYEKFHKSSSSESEGDHRGKFQSSNRGSGSDEKSKNSLMKSSRPDSKHTTLSSSSANTTGYDRQSDDMVQSPEKALPCAAATYVSQSEKEKSDFNWDATERIDQHDREMVSCTEKHLQESSPKRPEESKLGLEDEKENVSNITSSESLKDVNAALENLTDVKDGLLSNNYTHVNSPAAVLGSCSSNDSIVCSQDKRVFDCSSGPMSLPDTADVPITHDVWQNTKPEIVELNTVDEQSDTGIPPKLESSHLESENQLICGLQSIDAVKKSSARKSRWDIVGQNTSESDLSQRAFSVENKPTVKKVISVKKIEFSKESNQQDCDIQDTIGEEAERHSTLVKQTEISKQQVCLDSMSMADKYKDQSEPSQATTRIDCCVLKPTSLQTMSMDGPLCIDDTSQVDTAANIKSWNGNDPHGKPMDTDKKSQLIKGASPQQDTLGGESEASDSDNSEYDSDCDEAIKRLHSVVVVPKNSSLTMATRNTGASCSPTNISELHSDNIAAHVNAPENSNQFGSQQRRGSSPSLFGETSDPCAGINDSSTSSMLCLSQSNMIDSTSHSEGSSTVSALPYIVGHISAHGSATDSARSLDDFRQHEQEQKRQSSSSRNEQMYSHYQRGELSNADNISDKNEVNLGWDFSQLEQPSSTYQQPDSSHGPQLSNTKLTENSLEEQEHRQSNALWNHQSPHMQTSRKPYLQAQEHYQDPAGEIHPDSLTNDHGDYSGDLQGHEISSNSRGSVVPDPPREDHFKPHRGRGPPKKRRPEIESDSDNEAEAGPAGKKERHGDFDISKETLVKAEVVLPSLALQDFQDASKWRDLAKSKKMPPYFDLIEENLYLTERKKSKSHRDIKRMQCECPMLSREERSKGAFSCGEDCLNRLLMIECSSRCLNGLYCSNRRFQMKQHADFDVILTEDKGWGLRAAKDLAPNTFVLEYCGEVLDHKEFKTRVKEYARNKNIHYYFMALKNNEIIDATLKGNCSRFMNHSCEPNCETQKWTVNGQLRVGFFTTKAVGAGTELTFDYQFQRYGKEAQKCFCGAPSCRGFLGGENRVSVRAAGGKMKKDRSRKSALTTVDEELEALLENGEGLYDEKQVVSLCRLMVRVETMEQKLTCLKLIRDTQNTSCLKQFLDHHGLSLLWIFMVELSEAKGNSANNVKLQLEIMTTLAVLPISTKNMLEESRVLTFIQRWAQTKTLPHPAEMDGYSSENTSRAQTPLNTPDGSSTKMGPELDADASKPAVYRRLKIISENSLDSALSDASKASDGKEEEEEEDDDDEEDESSNATHPDVKQLTAEPVCETAEPTKDTIEESEKEEKQEQTAMSTSSQDQPQTEELKDKMELEVEDMDIEKKEDTTDGLKDELQNESNETSDKQEGEGEQNSLVVTETTEMDSDQSAVKVLESESEPTNTEVADVSSVPPQEQMEVQIEMEEVDKAPLGNEAQPFESTSDAPPSVEIIEASMPLEVSVAPVDPSVIGTPSQDEEEGVSDVESERSQEPQLTALDICGMAARLLESWKDLKEVYRIPKKSQVEKEASDRSRDRETALTPRATSGSRERERERERERERDRDRDYDRDRDRDWDRDRERDRDRDRDRDRDRDRDRDRDRDRERDRDRDRGSDKTPRSTERRRRRSPSPPSSYDRSSRRTEERFDPSNSNKTPRGVGGKERNKLSTEERRKLFEQEVAQREAQKQQQLQQQQQQQQQQQQQQQQQQQQQQQQQQQQLQAMAYDPALAYVSSPGFITYPPGYPIQTFVDPTNPNAATPVSSLPQHITTTNLSTGNPQQYAQPAVATQDGGVAVLSVPAQTPPQVQSQQSYTTLWDPTTQQAVTLQTQPAQQYATAPAPPQTQTAIYYQGQPCQTIYSIPTAYPQANAPVIQAYTEPTASYLHGQPVYPGHQQGVVVQQGGTVTTIVTSQTVQQEMIVPNNVIDLPPPSPPKPKTIVLPPNWKVARDPEGKIYYYHIATRQTQWDPPTWEGSSDSTSVDHESEMDLGTPTYDENPSKFSTKTAEADTSSELAKKSKETFRKEMSQFIVQCLNPYRKPDCKLGRISNTEDFKHLARKLTHGVMNKELKACTNPEDLECNENVKHKTKEYIKKYMQRFGSVYRPKEDTDVY from the exons ATGAGGGAACCGTGTGACCTTAAGCACTTCGTGAA agaggaggggagTGGTACCTCG gTAAAGGTTGAGGGTCTATCCAAAGCAGCTCTAATCAAAAGCCTATCTCCTAGAGTGATGCTGTCCAACCATTTTTTGCCTAAAGGGACCAAAACCAAGGTCAACCTGGAGGATCAGGGTCGTCAGAAAGTGTCCTTCAGCTTCTCACAGACCAAGAAGCCACTGCAGAGCCTGTTCTTTGTTCCTGCCAGTCCTGACAAGTCTGTCACTGAACCTCTGGCTGCCTTGTCACAGTCACCCACAAACAAAGGAGGGCAGAGTACAGATGGCAAAACTGAACAAAAGCAGACACCCATGGTGCCAATATCAGTCACTGAGACACCTCAAACACCAGTCTCCCCAGTCACTAAATTGAAACCAGACTTGGCAAAGATGCATTTCAAGAAGCAAATTCTTAGTATTTCTGTGACTGAAGAGAAATCTGTTTTGCCAGAAGACCAGCATTCAACTGAATTACCGGGTTTTCAGAAGTCTGCAAGTAAGAAATCTGTTTTGCCAGAAGACCAGCATTTAACTGAGTTACCGGGTTTGCAGAAGTCTGCAAGTAAGAAATCTGTTTTGCCAGAAGACCAGCATTCAACTGAATTACTGGATTTGCAGAAGTCTGCAAGTAAGACATCTGTTTTGCCAGAAGACCAGCATTCAACTGAGTTACTGGGTTTGCAGAAGTCTGCAAGTAAGAATGCTACTGAATTCCCTATACCCGAGCCTCAGAATATTGTTAATGTTTGTCTATCTGAGAGTGCTCTCATTGAAGCCTCTGAGACGAGGGTATCCTTGTGCCACAAGAAGCCTACTGCCTCCTCAGGAAAAGTTGGAGATGCTTTCAGCAGTACTGAGCAGAATAACAAGGTATCCCAAAGGAAAACCAGGTCAGAATCTGATGGAGATTCAGTGGAGATGTCTTCCAGTCGCAAATCTGTTGATTCCAAAAGTAAAAACTCTGACAGCAGAATTAAAGAAGTAAAAAAGTCTTCCTCTATTTcacatgtggaggagaaggagaagattTCCTCAAAGTGGGCAGAGAATCATGAAAGATCTTCTAGTTATTCCAAATCAGACCGTGATTCTAGACACACATCATCTCGGTCAGCTCGATCAGACAAAGATCGCAGAAGGTCCAGGTCTAGGTCGCGATCACGATCACGAGGGTCTCGAACTAGTTCATCGCACTCGAGATCAGAGAGGtccagaggagacagaggatcACGCTCTGAAAGATCTTACTATCACGACTCTGACCGGAGATCACACAGGAGTTCACCACGCAGAGAGAGAAGGTCCTCTCGGTCTCGCACTGACAGAACTCGAGATAGTTCTGACTCAGAGGATGACCATAGAAAGACGAGGACAAGGACAAGCGATTCAAGTAGATCGTCTGTCCATTCTAGCTCTCATAAAGAGTCAAAGACATCCTATTCAAAATCTGAGAAAGCCCATAAATCTTTAGATTCTCCTCATTCTTCAGAGATGGATCGAAGGACACAATCATCAAAATCTGAAAGGACTTCAAAGCGATTATCAGACTCTGATTCCCAGCGTAAATGGTCTCCTGATCTGGACCCAAGTTACCGGAAATCTAGTACCCATCACAAGTCAAAGACCGACAGCAAATCCTCATCCTTCAGTATGCATACTCACTCCCAAACATATGAAAAATTCCATAAAAGTAGCTCCAGTGAGTCTGAAGGAGATCATAGGGGAAAATTCCAGTCGTCAAACAGAGGCTCTGGCTCAGATGAGAAGAGTAAAAACTCTTTAATGAAATCCAGTAGGCCGgactcaaaacacacaacactttcTAGTTCTTCTGCAAATACCACTGGATATGATAGACAATCAGATGATATGGTTCAGAGTCCTGAAAAGGCACTGCCCTGTGCAGCTGCCACATATGTTTCtcagagtgaaaaagaaaaatcagattTCAACTGGGACGCAACTGAACGTATTGATCAGCATGATAGAGAGATGGTTTCATGTactgaaaaacatttgcaaGAATCATCACCCAAAAGACCAGAAGAATCCAAATTAGGTCTTGAagatgagaaagaaaatgtctcaAATATAACATCAAGTGAAAGCCTAAAAGACGTAAATGCTGCCCTGGAAAACTTGACTGATGTGAAGGATGGCCTCTTGTCTAACAATTATACACATGTGAACTCTCCTGCAGCTGTTTTAGGCTCATGCAGTAGTAATGATAGTATAGTGTGCAGCCAGGACAAGAGAGTCTTTGACTGTTCATCAGGGCCAATGTCTCTACCTGATACCGCAGATGTACCCATCACACATGATGTATGGCAGAACACTAAACCAGAGATTGTTGAGCTGAATACAGTTGATGAGCAGTCTGACACAGGTATACCACCTAAATTGGAGTCATCACATCTTGAATCTGAGAACCAGCTAATATGTGGCCTGCAAAGTATTGATGCTGTTAAAAAGAGCAGTGCCAGGAAGTCTCGGTGGGATATTGTTGGGCAGAATACTTCTGAGAGTGATCTTTCACAGAGGGCATTCAGTgtagagaataaacctactgtTAAAAAAGTAATATCTGTCAAAAAGATAGAGTTTTCTAAAGAGAGTAACCAACAAGACTGTGACATTCAAGATACTATTggagaagaagctgaaagacaTTCCACACTGGTCAAGCAGACTGAGATCTCTAAGCAGCAGGTTTGCTTAGACAGCATGTCCATGGCTGATAAATACAAAGACCAAAGTGAGCCATCACAAGCAACAACCAGGATTGACTGCTGTGTCTTAAAACCGACTTCTCTTCAAACAATGAGTATGGATGGGCCTCTGTGCATAGATGATACATCACAGGTTGATACAGCTGCAAATATTAAGAGTTGGAACGGAAATGATCCTCATGGAAAACCAATGGATActgataaaaaaagtcaattgaTCAAGGGAGCATCACCTCAACAGGATACATTAGGAGGAGAGAGCGAGGCCAGTGATAGTGACAACTCAGAATACGACTCAGATTGTGATGAGGCTATAAAGCGATTGCACTCTGTGGTGGTGGTCCCAAAAAATTCTTCTCTTACAATGGCTACACGGAACACTGGAGCTTCATGCAGTCCTACAAATATTTCTGAGCTGCACAGCGATAATATAGCAGCTCATGTTAATGCCCCTGAAAACTCAAATCAATTTGGCTCCCAACAAAGGCGAGGTAGCTCTCCCAGTCTATTTGGGGAGACCAGTGATCCATGTGCTGGTATAAATGACTCATCCACCAGCAGTATGTTGTGTCTGTCCCAGAGTAATATGATTGATAGTACCAGTCACTCAGAAGGTTCCAGCACTGTCAGTGCCCTGCCTTACATAGTTGGCCACATCAGTGCGCACGGAAGTGCCACAGATTCTGCCCGCAGTCTTGATGATTTCCGACAACATGAACAAGAGCAGAAACGGCAAAGTTCAAGCAGCAGAAATGAACAGATGTACTCCCATTATCAACGTGGGGAGTTGTCAAATGCTGACAATATCAGTGACAAGAATGAAGTAAACCTGGGTTGGGATTTTTCACAACTAGAGCAGCCAAGCAGTACATACCAACAACCTGATAGCAGTCATGGGCCACAGTTATCAAATACCAAACTGACAGAAAATTCTCTTGAGGAACAGGAGCACAGGCAGAGTAATGCTTTGTGGAACCATCAATCCCCACACATGCAGACCAGCAGGAAACCCTACCTCCAAGCACAAGAACATTATCAGGATCCTGCAGGTGAAATCCATCCTGATTCCCTAACGAATGACCATGGTGACTACAGTGGGGATTTACAGGGGCACGAAATAAGTAGTAACAGCAGGGGTTCTGTTGTCCCTGACCCTCCAAGAGAAGACCATTTTAAACCTCACAGAGGCAGAGGGCCACCCAAAAAAAGACGCCCAGAGATTGAGTCTGATTCAGACAATGAGGCAGAGGCTGGGCCAGCAGGCAAAAAGGAGCGCCACGGTGATTTTGACATCTCGAAGGAAACGCTTGTCAAAGCTGAGGTGGTCCTTCCATCACTCGCTCTGCAGGACTTTCAAGATGCCAGTAAATGGAGAGACCTGGCCAAGTCAAAAAAGATGCCTCCTTACTTTGACTTGATCGAGGAGAATCTATACTTGACTGAGAG AAAGAAGAGCAAATCTCATCGAGATATCAAGAGAATGCAGTGTGAGTGTCCAATGCTGTCGAGAGAGGAACGTTCAAAGGGAGCATTCTCATGCGGGGAAGACTGTTTAAACCGGCTGCTGATGATTGAGTG CTCATCACGGTGTCTGAATGGACTGTACTGCTCCAATCGACGGTTTCAGATGAAACAACATGCAGACTTTGACGTTATCCTCACAGAAGATAAAGGTTGGGGACTGCGTGCTGCTAAAGACCTGGCTCC AAACACCTTTGTGCTGGAATACTGTGGTGAGGTCTTGGACCACAAGGAGTTCAAAACCAGAGTGAAAGAATACGCTCGCAATAAAAACATCCATTATTACTTCatggctttaaaaaacaatgag ATCATTGATGCAACACTGAAGGGTAACTGCTCTCGGTTTATGAACCACAGCTGTGAGCCCAACTGTGAGACTCAAAAG TGGACTGTTAATGGTCAGCTTAGAGTTGGGTTCTTCACCACCAAGGCTGTCGGTGCTGGAACTGAACTGACATTTGATTATCAGTTCCAGAGATACGG CAAAGAGGCACAGAAATGCTTCTGTGGTGCACCCAGCTGCAGAGGCTTCCTGGGTGGAGAGAACAGAGTCAGTGTTCGAGCTGCTGGAGGGAAGATGAAGAAAGACCGTAGTCGAAAGAGTGCTCTCACCACA GTCGATGAGGAACTGGAAGCATTACTGGAGAATGGAGAAGGCCTGTATGATGAGAAACAGGTGGTGTCTCTCTGCAGGCTAATGGTCCGAGTGGAAACCATGGAGCAGAAACTCACATGTCTCAAGCTCATAAGA gaTACTCAAAATACATCATGCCTAAAACAATTCTTGGACCATCATGGATTGTCTTTGCTGTGGATCTTCATGGTGGAGCTTTCCGAAGCTAAAGGCAACAGTGCCAATAATGTCAAATTACAGTTAGAG ATTATGACGACCCTGGCTGTCCTTCCGATCTCAACTAAGAACATGTTGGAGGAGAGTAGAGTCCTGACCTTTATTCAGCGTTGGGCCCAAACAAAAACTCTCCCTCACCCTGCTGAGATGGATGGCTACTCCAGTGAGAACACCTCCCGTGCTCAAACACCCCTCAACACTCCTGATGGTTCCTCCACCAAAATGGGACCAGAATTGGATGCCGACGCCTCCAAACCTGCTGTGTACCGCCGCCTTAAAATCATCAGTGAAAACAGTCTGGACAGTGCACTATCTGATGCCAGCAAAGCTTCTGatgggaaggaggaggaggaggaagaagacgatgatgatgaagaagatgaatcCTCAAATGCAACACATCCGGACGTCAAACAACTAACAGCAGAACCAGTGTGTGAAACTGCAGAACCAACAAAAGATACAATTGAAGAgtcagagaaggaggagaaacaggAACAAACAGCAATGTCCACTAGCAGCCAGGACCAACCTCAAACTGAGGAGCTAAAAGACAAAATGGAGTTGGAAGTGGAGGATATGGACATTGAGAAGAAAGAGGACACAACTGATGGTCTGAAGGATGAACTTCAGAATGAGTCAAATGAAACGAGTGACAAACAGGAAGGAGAAGGGGAACAAAACAGTCTGGTTGTGACAGAAACAACTGAAATGGATAGTGACCAGTCTGCTGTAAAGGTTCTAGAGTCAGAGAGTGAGCCCACCAATACAGAAGTTGCTGATGTTTCATCTGTGCCACCACAAGAGCAGATGGAAGTCCAGATTGAGATGGAAGAGGTTGACAAAGCTCCTCTTGGCAATGAAGCACAACCTTTTGAATCTACTTCTGATGCCCCCCCAAGTGTTGAGATCATAGAGGCCAGTATGCCCTTGGAGGTATCAGTGGCCCCCGTGGACCCATCAGTGATAGGAACTCCTTCTCAGGATGAAGAGGAAGGTGTCTCAGATGTAGAGAGTGAGAGGAGTCAAGAGCCCCAGCTCACTGCTTTGGACATTTGTGGCATGGCTGCCAGGCTTCTGGAAAGCTGGAAGGATCTAAAG GAGGTGTACAGAATACCAAAGAAGAGTCAGGTGGAAAAGGAGGCAAGTG ATCGCAGCCGAGATCGAGAGACAGCTTTAACACCACGCGCCACGTCTGGTAGCCGAGAACGTGAAAGGGAgcgtgagagggagagagagcgtgacagagacagagattaTGACAGAGATCGAGATCGAGACtgggacagggacagagagagggatcGCGATCGGGACCGAGATCGTGATCGTGATAGAGATCGTGATCGTGATCGGGACCGAGATCGGGAAAGAGACCGCGATCGAGATCGAGGCTCTGACAAAACTCCCCGCAGCACTGAAAGGCGGAGAAGACGCTCTCCTTCCCCACCATCATCTTATGACAGGAGCAGCCGACGCACTGAGGAACG gtttgatCCATCTAACAGCAACAAGACACCAAGGGGAGTTGGTGGCAAAGAGCGCAACAAGTTGTCGACAGAGGAACGCAGAAAACTCTTTGAGCAGGAGGTTGCTCAGAGGGAAGcccagaaacaacaacaacttcagcagcagcagcagcaacagcagcagcagcagcagcagcagcaacaacagcagcagcagcagcagcagcagcagcaacaacaactacaagCTATGGCTTATGACCCTGCTCTAGCCTACGTCTCCAGCCCTGGCTTCATCACTTACCCCCCTGGATATCCCATCCAGACCTTTGTGGATCCCACCAACCCAAATGCAG CTACTCCAGTTTCCAGTCTTCCTCAGcacatcaccaccaccaacctctcAACTGGAAACCCTCAGCAGTATGCCCAGCCAGCTGTAGCAACGCAGGATGGAGGTGTAGCTGTCCTCTCTGTTCCGGCCCAAACACCCCCTCAGGTACAGAGCCAGCAGAGCTACACCACTCTTTGGGACCCCACCACTCAGCAAGCTGTGACTTTGCAGACCCAGCCAGCGCAACAGTATGCCACAGCTCCAGCACCACCCCAAACACAGACCGCTATCTATTACCAAGGCCAGCCATGCCAAACTATCTACAGTATCCCTACTGCCTACCCACAGGCTAACGCTCCAGTCATACAG GCATACACTGAACCCACAGCCAGCTACCTACATGGCCAGCCAGTGTATCCTGGCCATCAACAAGGAGTGGTGGTGCAGCAGGGAGGCACCGTCACTACAATTGTTACATCCCAAACTGTGCAACAG GAAATGATTGTACCCAACAATGTGATCGACCTTCCTCCACCATCTCCCCCCAAACCCAAAACTATTGTCCTACCTCCCAACTGGAAAGTGGCTCGGGACCCTGAGGGCAAGATCTACTACTACCATATTGCCACCAG GCAAACACAGTGGGACCCTCCAACATGGGAAGGAAGTAGCGATAGCACTAGTGTGGACCATGAATCTGAGATGGACCTGGGAACACCAACGTATGACGAGAATCCCTCCAAG TTTTCCACAAAGACGGCTGAAGCAGACACCTCAAGTGAACTGGCTAAAAAGAGTAAAGAGACGTTTCGCAAAGAG atgtccCAGTTCATCGTGCAGTGTTTAAATCCTTATCGAAAGCCAGACTGCAAATTGGGACGCATCAGCAACACTGAAGACTTCAAACACCTGGCTAGAAAG CTCACACACGGAGTTATGAATAAAGAGCTGAAGGCTTGCACCAATCCTGAGGACCTTGAGTGTAACGAGAATGTGAAGCACAAGACCAAGGAGTACATCAAGAAGTACATGCAGAGGTTCGGCTCCGTGTACAGGCCGAAGGAGGACACAGACGTGTACTAG